From the Streptomyces sp. NBC_01216 genome, the window GCGCGCGGCCGGACGCGACTGTCCCCGGTCCGGCCGCTGGTCGCGGAGTCCTGGCGGCGCTCGGCACGCGCACGGGTCAGTCCGGACGGGGTCGCCGGGGTCGAGCTGGACGAGGAGGAGCTCGCCGGGCAGCGCGAGGACCACCCGCTGTCCGCCGCGATGCCGGTGATCCGCGAGCTGATGGGCGCGTACGCGCGGGACGGGGAACATCTGCTCGCGGTCTGCGACGCGGCGGGGCGGATGCTGTGGGTGGAGGGGCACGCGGCGACGCTGCGCCGGGCGCGGGCCATGAACTTCGTCGCCGGGTCCCGCTGGTCGGAATCGGCCGTCGGGACCAACGCGCCGGGAACCGCGATCGTGACGGACCGGCCGGTGCAGGTGTTCACCGCGGAGCACTTCCGGCGGCAGGTCCAGGCATGGACCTGCGCCGCCGCTCCCGTTCACGATCCGCACACCGGGCGTCTGCTGGGCGCCGTCGACATCACCGGCGGAGAACGGCTGAACCACCCGCACAGCCTGGCGTTCGTCCAGGCGGTGGCGCGGGCCGCCGAAGGCCACCTGGCCCTGCTCGGACCCGCTCCGGCCACGGACCGGGTCCGGCTCACGGCGCTCGGCCGCGACGAGGCCCTGCTGACGACGGCCGGCCGCGGACTCCGCCTCGGCCGCCGCCACAGCGAGATCCTGGTGGTGCTCGCCCACCATCCGGAAGGGTTGACCGGCGACGAACTCCTGGTACGGCTCTACGAGGACGAGTCGATCACCCCGGTCACGCTGCGCGCCGAGCTGTCCCGGCTGCGCGGGCTGCTGGGCCCCGAGGTGCTGCGCTCGCGCCCGTACCGTCTGGCCGGGCCGGTGGACGCGGACTTCACGATGGTGGACCGGCGGCTCGGTTCCGGTGCGCTGTCGGCCGCGCTCGGCTCGTACGCGGGCCCGTTGCTGCCCGGTTCGCGCGCTCCCGCCGTCGTACGGATGCGCGAGCGGCTTGCAGGCCAGCTGCGCGCGGCGCTGCTCGACCGGGCCGATCCGGCGCTGCTCGCCGACTGGACGTACAGCCCGTGGGGTGAGGACGACGTGGAGGTGTGGCGGGCGCTGTCCAGGGTGGTCCCGGCGTCGGTACGTCCGCCGGTACTCGCCCGGCTGAACGCTCTGGACGAGGAACTGGGCACCGGGACGGCCGCTTCGACGGGTGCGACCGGGACCCCGGAGGGATCGCCGGGCGGGACGGGGACAAGGGGTGGGACGAGGAGGTCCGGCGGGAACGTCCGCGGCGCAACGGGGTCGCAACGTCCCGGTCCGCAGACTCGGCGGTGAGCGCCTGCCAGGGACGGCCGGCGCTGTCCGAGGGAGGCCATGTCCATGACCCGTTACGCCGCACCCGGTACCGAGGGCGCGATCATGTCGTACCAGGCCCGCTACGACCACTGGATCGGCGGGGAGTTCGTCGCCCCGGTCCGCGGCGGGTACTTCGAGAACCCGAGCCCGGTCGACGGCCGTCCCTTCACCGAGATCGCCCGCGGCACGGCCGAGGACGTCGAGCGGGCTCTGGACGCGGCCCACGCGGCGGCTCCGGCGTGGGGACGCACCGCTGCGAGCGAGCGGTCAGGCGTCCTCCTGCGGATCGCGGACCGGATGGAAGCGCATCTGGAAGAACTGGCGGTCGCCGAGAGCTGGGAGAACGGCAAACCGGTCCGCGAGACACTGGCCGCCGACATCCCCCTGGCCATCGACCACTTCCGCTACTTCGCCGGGGCGTTGCGCGGTCAGGAGGGCACGCTCAGCGAGATCGACGGCGACACCGTCGCCTACCACTTCCACGAGCCGCTGGGCGTCGTCGCGCAGATCATTCCGTGGAACTTCCCGATCCTGATGGCGGTCTGGAAGCTGGCTCCGGCGCTCGCCGCGGGCAACGCGGTCGTGCTCAAGCCGGCCGAACAGACTCCGGCCTCCGTGCACTTCTGGATGAGCCTGATCGCCGACCTGCTGCCGCCCGGCGTGGTCAACATCGTCAACGGCTTCGGAGCGGAGGCGGGCAAGCCGCTCGCCTCCTCACCGCGCGTCGCGAAGATCGCCTTCACGGGCGAGACCACGACGGGGCGGCTGATCATGCAGTACGCCTCGGAGAACATCAAGCCCGTGACGCTGGAACTGGGCGGCAAGTCGCCGAACATCTTCTTCGACGACGTGTGGGCGGAGGACGACGACTTCCGCGACAAGGCCCTGGAGGGATTCACGATGTTCGCCCTGAACCAGGGCGAGGTCTGCACGTGTCCGTCCCGGGCGCTGATCCAGCGCGGCCACTACGACGAGTTCCTGGAGGCGGCGGTCGCCCGCACGGAGAAGATCCTGCCGGGCCACCCCCTGGACACCGACACGATGATCGGCGCTCAGGCGTCGAACGACCAACTCCACAAGATCCTCTCCTACATGGACATCGGACGGCAGGAGGGCGCCAAGATCCTGACGGGAGGCCGCCGGATCGAGTACGACGGCGAACTGGCGGGCGGCTACTACGTCGAGCCGACCATCTTCGTGGGCGACAACCGCATGCGGGTCTTCCAGGAGGAGATCTTCGGCCCGGTCGTCGCCGTCACCCCCTTCACCGACTTCGACGACGCGATCCACACGGCGAACGACACCCTCTACGGCCTCGGCGCGGGAGTCTGGACACGCGACGCCGGCACCGCCTACCGCGCGGGCCGCTCGATCCAGGCGGGTCGCGTCTGGACGAACTGCTACCACGCCTACCCGGCCCACTCCGCTTTCGGCGGCTACAAGCAGTCCGGCATCGGCCGCGAGACGCACAAGATGATGCTGGACCACTACCAGCAGACGAAGAACCTGCTGGTGAGCTACTCACCGAAAAAGCTCGGCTTCTTCTAGCTGCACGAAAGATGGCGCCTGACCTGGGGTTTTCCCCGGGTCAGGCGCCTTCTTGGAGTGCACGGCCCCTCCCATGGGGGAGGTGTCGAAATACCCCCCTTCTTCCAGTTCATCCCACCGGTATCCCAGTCCTGACCGGCAGTTCCGGGCCATACACGGGCCAGATTGCGGCTCAGCCCTTGGGGCTGCTGTCTTCGCTGCGCCGGCTCCACTCCTGCATCGACTCCTCGATGAGCCGGTTGGAATGCTCCTGAAGACCGTCCAGAAACTTGGCGTAGTACTGGAAGAGCACTTGGATGCTCTGGCCGGCCCGGCGCGCGCATTCGGCAGGATCCACGCCGGAGTGCAGCCAGAACGAGATCCCGGCGTGCCGGAGGTCATAGGGCCTCTTGGCGAGGAGCGTCGGCTGCTCATGGGGAGTCAGGACCTTCTTGCGGGCCCGCTCCCACGTCTTGCCGTAGGCCGCTGCATCAACGTAGCCGCCGGCCTCATTGCGAAACACTCGGCCATCGGGCGCCACGTCGAAGCGATCGACGTGTTTTCGCAGTGTGTGCACGAACGACGGCGGTACCGGCACGGGACGTGTGGCCTTGATGGCTCGCCGCTTCAAGGAGTGCACTTCGTGGACCGAGCCATCGTCCGTCCACTCCTTGCCGGCCGTGACGACACCTCCGCTCAGGTTGAGCATGCCCCAGCCGCTCTTCGGTAGATGGCACTGTGAGATCTGCAGGTGGATGACCTCCGCCGGACGCATGGCCGCGTAGTACATGCAGCCGAAGAACGCCTCAAGGTGCGGGCCGCGGCCCTGTTGTTTGCCAACAGCGGTCAGCAGGCGAGCAACCTGGGTCGGGTTCGGCACGCAGGCCGGGTCCACTTCCTCGCTCACCCCAGGAGCCTGCCACTTGACCCTTGCGAGCGGATTCTCCGCGAAGTATCCCTTGTCGACGGCAGTTCCGAGGACTCGCTGAAGGCCGATCGCTTCCGCAGGGCGGTCTTCGCCGCGGCGGACTCTCCGTCGATCTTCCGGCCGAGCGCGTCCAACGCCCTGCGCACGACGTCTGGTTCCATCAGCTCACTGACGGGCAGGGAGTGCCCCCGAGGTGTCGCTGCAGGAACTCATCCGGGACATCGTCGAGTCCCAGCAGGCCGGTGACGCGTCCAACGCGCTCCTCGGCTCCGTCCAGCGCGGCCACGACGCGGGCCCGATGGTCCGCCTCCAGGAACTACTTGAAACCGGCGCCCAGTTCGCCGGTGCGCTGGAGACCGTGCAGGGCCGGCAGATCGCCGTCCGGCTCGCCGCACTCGGTCGGCAGATCGAGTTTCTCACCCGCGAAGTCGAAGAGGCGGCCGAGGACCTCGGCGCGACCGTCGCCGTCCTGCCGCCGCACCGCACTCCCGTGCCGCGCTTCCGCCCCCGACCTGCCGTGGACACCACCCCGCCCACGCCGCCGCCGCGCACCAGCACGGCCGCCCGCCACCGCTGAGGCGTCGCCTCCCTGAGAGAAAGCCCTTCTTGTCCCTGACCGCACCCCCGGCCCCCGCCCCGCGCATCACCTACGGCGCAGTGCTGGGCAGCCCGTACGTCACCCGCCTGCTCGGCGGCACCCTCGCCAGCCGCCTCCCCAACGGCATGGCACCCGTCGCCATCCTCCTGTGGGCCACCACGAACGGCGGCAGCATCGCCTTCGGCGGGCTGCTCAGCGCCCTGTACGGGCTGTCCTCCGCGCTGGCCCAGCCGGTCAAGGGACGCCTCATGGACCGCACCAGCGAGGCGTACGCGTGGCTGATCCTGGCGATCGGCACTGGGCAGTCCGTCGGCACCGCCCTGGCCGGACGCCTCGCCGAGCAGCCCCTCACCACCGCAGCGCTCCCTGCCGCCGGCGCGGCCTTCGCGCTCGTCGTCCTGCTCGCCGCACGTCGGCGCCTCGGTCCCGCGGCCGCTTGAACCGCCGTGGTCGGCACCGCCGCCCGCTCGGGGTTCGGCACAAGACGCCCTGATCCAGGGCGCCCCCAAGTTCCAACCGTTTTGAGGAGATCTTTCCATGGCCGTTATCGGTAAGCCCGGCTATCGCTGGACGCGGAATACCACTGGCCAAGCAGTCAGTGATCAGCGCCCGAGTCCATCTCGTCGAGGGGCGTCAATCGCCGGTGGGACGCCACGTACGAGCGCGGCGCACGGCGATCTCACCGCAGACGACGGCGACGACGAGGCCGCCGAGGGCGATGAGAAGGGAGCCGGTGGCGACGAGGCCGGCGGAGAGTTCGCCGCCGTCGCCGATGGATAGGAGCATTTGTCCGAGCACGTAGGTGGCAGCACCGGCTCCGACGCCGACGACTGCGAGCGGGACAGAAAGGTTCCAGAAGGCGACCTGCACGTAGAAGCGTCGGTCGTTGCGGAACGAGGCGATCGGGCCGAGACCACGTGCCTGGTCGTCGAAGACGGATGCTGCACCCACCACCCCGGCAAGGACGAGGGCCGCAAGGCCGATGAGTGCCGCGTCCAGGACCCATTTGACGTATCCGGCTCGTGCCTGTGCCCCCAGCATTCCGGCCTCCACGGGCACGTCGAGCATGGGCATGCCCAGGGTGCGATAGGCGGCTTCCCAGACACGGTCGGCTCCCGCGTCGCCCTCCGTGTTGAAGACGACGAGCGAGACCTTCTCGGGATCCGTGATGCCCGGGTGGCTGGACGTGACATTCACCCTGTCCGGGGTGAGCCCGAGGACGGCCAGCGCTCTCTGCGGTCCAGGTCCGATGTTCTTGATGACACCGGTCAGTGCAGTGCTCTTCTTGGGGCAGGTTGTCATCGGGCCGAAGAAGGCCAGGGACGTGCAGTTGCCGGAGAACACGACCCTGTCGTTCTCCGAGTACAAGAGAACCGAGGGCTGTCCGGGAAGATCCTTGCGGAGCCGGTCGAACCGGGAGGGGTCGCCGGAGGCGTTGATCAGGATCGCGTTGCGGTCCGTTGCGCCAGCCAGTTGCTTGGCGACGATTTCCGGTCCTTCGAGCTGGCTGGTGACGACCTGCCCCAGTGTTGTCAGTCCCAGTCCCACGATCATGGATGCGCTGAGCACAGCGAGGACGACCGGGCGGGCCGCGAGCCACCGTCCGGCGATCAGCCCAGCAGGGCCACCCCGGCGAGCGGAGAAGGACGCAATGGCCGAACCCAGCGCACCCGACAGACGCCCCCCGAGGCTCGGCAGGACACCAAGTACGAGCACGGCGCCCAGGAAGAACACGACCCTGCCTGGACCGTCCGCGCGCCATGTTCCGTACAGGCACAGTGCGGTTCCCGCCCCGCACAGGATCCAGGTCGTTCGGCCCGATGCCGTCTTGGTCTGTTGGGGGCGCGTGGAGGTCCGCTTGGGCGGCCTGGCGTACCGCAGGGCGCTGACGCCCGCGATGAGTGCGGCCGTGGCCACGATCAGGACAGGGAGCCAGGGGCGTACACGGGCCAGATCACCAGCGGCGACGGTATGCCCCGTGAAGGGAAGGCGGATGTCCCAGAACGTCGTCGCCCAGGCCGTGGCCGCGGCCAGCAGTGAACCCGCGGCCACGGGGACAGCGGCCTCACCGATCACCACGAGGAGGCGCGACAGGCGAGAAGCACCGAGGGCTTCGAGCATGGAGATACGGCGGTCCCGCAGCTCCGAGCCACCGCGCACGACGACTACGAGAGCGGCTGTCGTCGGCAGCACCGTGAACAGCAACAGCAGCACCCACAAGTCCACCGGGGATCGCTCGAACTGGTGACTGACCGTGAAATAGTCGAGGAACTGAGATCCCGGACGCCCGAAGCCAGAGATGAAGGTGTTAAGGGTCGTCTCATCGAAGATCCCCTCGATGGGGGAGCGGGTGTAGACGAGCAGCTCATCGGGCTCGGTCAGGCCCTGCCGCCCGATGGTTCCCGCCATGGTGCCGTAGCGAGAGACGAGCACCCCGTCGGCATGCCTGGCAGCCTGCGGGGACAGGAACACCTCGCCCTTCTCAGGCCACCGGTCAAGGCCGGGAGGAGGGGCAGCGGAGGCGCTCAGAGGCTCGGTGAAGATCACGGACACCGCTTCGCCATCCGCGTAGTCCGGACGTTCAAGCCATCGGGCCACGGCTTCCTGCCGCTGGTCGGTCAGGACCGGAGAGCGGGCATCCTGCCTCTCCTGTCTGGCCTCCAGGCTGGCATCCACCGCCAGGAGACTCCAGGTCACCATCAGGACAAGGAAGGATGCGGCGAAGAGCCCGAAGCGGTGCACCAGTCCGGACGCACCACTCGCCCGCCCCACGCGGTGTCCCAGACGGAGCATCGCCAGATGCCTGTTCACCTGGCCTCCCCCGAGTCGGCGATCAGCCGGCCTTCCGCCAACTCAAGGGCCCGGTCGGCGCGGTCCGCGATCTGTGGGTTGTGCGTGACAACGATCAAAGCGCACCCGAAGCGAGCAGGGAGACCGAACAGCAGGTCGGCCACCACGTCCCCGGTTCGCTGGTCGAGCGATCCAGTGGGTTCGTCCGCCAGCACCACCGAGGGCTTGCCAATCAGCGCCCGCGCGACGGCGACACGCTGGCGCTCCCCGCCCGATAGCGCTCCCGTCGTCTTGGACGACGCACCCTGCACACCGAGCTCGTCCAGCAGCTGCTGTGCGTCGGCGTACGCGCCCTTTGCGCTGCCGCCGGCGAGGAGGACGGGCAGGGCCGCGTTCTCCAGCGGGGACAGCTCTGGGATCAGTTCACCGAACTGATACACGGTCCCCACAGTCCGCAGTCGCAAGGCGGCACGCTCACCTGCGGATGCCTGCGTGATATCGACACCACCAACGCGCACCACGCCTGAGGAGGGGCTGATCAAGCCACTCAGGCAGCACAGGAGCGTCGTCTTC encodes:
- a CDS encoding ABC transporter ATP-binding protein encodes the protein MSTELHSRKTAAVEVQNLRYSIGDRRLLDGLTLNVPAGSSVAVTGPSGSGKTTLLCCLSGLISPSSGVVRVGGVDITQASAGERAALRLRTVGTVYQFGELIPELSPLENAALPVLLAGGSAKGAYADAQQLLDELGVQGASSKTTGALSGGERQRVAVARALIGKPSVVLADEPTGSLDQRTGDVVADLLFGLPARFGCALIVVTHNPQIADRADRALELAEGRLIADSGEAR
- a CDS encoding GAF domain-containing protein — its product is MTDAWVAAHVDARGAAPPDAGAVRRAHEAFTARGRTRLSPVRPLVAESWRRSARARVSPDGVAGVELDEEELAGQREDHPLSAAMPVIRELMGAYARDGEHLLAVCDAAGRMLWVEGHAATLRRARAMNFVAGSRWSESAVGTNAPGTAIVTDRPVQVFTAEHFRRQVQAWTCAAAPVHDPHTGRLLGAVDITGGERLNHPHSLAFVQAVARAAEGHLALLGPAPATDRVRLTALGRDEALLTTAGRGLRLGRRHSEILVVLAHHPEGLTGDELLVRLYEDESITPVTLRAELSRLRGLLGPEVLRSRPYRLAGPVDADFTMVDRRLGSGALSAALGSYAGPLLPGSRAPAVVRMRERLAGQLRAALLDRADPALLADWTYSPWGEDDVEVWRALSRVVPASVRPPVLARLNALDEELGTGTAASTGATGTPEGSPGGTGTRGGTRRSGGNVRGATGSQRPGPQTRR
- the exaC gene encoding acetaldehyde dehydrogenase ExaC, which codes for MTRYAAPGTEGAIMSYQARYDHWIGGEFVAPVRGGYFENPSPVDGRPFTEIARGTAEDVERALDAAHAAAPAWGRTAASERSGVLLRIADRMEAHLEELAVAESWENGKPVRETLAADIPLAIDHFRYFAGALRGQEGTLSEIDGDTVAYHFHEPLGVVAQIIPWNFPILMAVWKLAPALAAGNAVVLKPAEQTPASVHFWMSLIADLLPPGVVNIVNGFGAEAGKPLASSPRVAKIAFTGETTTGRLIMQYASENIKPVTLELGGKSPNIFFDDVWAEDDDFRDKALEGFTMFALNQGEVCTCPSRALIQRGHYDEFLEAAVARTEKILPGHPLDTDTMIGAQASNDQLHKILSYMDIGRQEGAKILTGGRRIEYDGELAGGYYVEPTIFVGDNRMRVFQEEIFGPVVAVTPFTDFDDAIHTANDTLYGLGAGVWTRDAGTAYRAGRSIQAGRVWTNCYHAYPAHSAFGGYKQSGIGRETHKMMLDHYQQTKNLLVSYSPKKLGFF